A portion of the Bactrocera neohumeralis isolate Rockhampton chromosome 2, APGP_CSIRO_Bneo_wtdbg2-racon-allhic-juicebox.fasta_v2, whole genome shotgun sequence genome contains these proteins:
- the LOC126751765 gene encoding vacuolar protein sorting-associated protein 45: MNLITAIKLYVEKMCNESGPGMKTILLDKETTSIISMAFSQSDMLQREVYLFERLDSGRSNERMKNLKCIVFIRPTKQNIQLLADELRSPKYGAYFIYFSNIIPRTDIKYLAECDESESVREVKEVYADYLCVNPNLFSLNINSSMHRLNWLPDALGRTVQGVLAVLLSLKLNPVIRYRAGSAVSQTLAKQIYEQICKESSLFDFSRTHENGAAPPLLLILDRRDDPVTPLLHQWTYQAMVHELLNIHNNRVDLSNIPGIPKDYRELVLSGDQDEFYGNNMYANFGEIGSTIKNLMEEFQRKAKDHKKVESIADMKNFIETYPQFKKMSGTVQKHLCIMGELSALTTKRNLFEVSELEQEVACKAEHSAQLQRIRKIIADERISVDDAIKLVALYALRYERHANCDTSSLLQIIKTRGGKTAIVPSLIEYAGTHMRQGEIFNLVRISDAVKLTRNLIKGLKGVENVFTQHTPLLKETLEEVFKGRELDPMYPAINSELVPFRRPPQEVVVFIIGGATYEEALAVHQLNNAGYKVILGGTTIHNSESFINEVLNATDGMQFKHTKTMLKYISSDNY; this comes from the exons atgaatttaattacaGCCATCAAATTGTACGTGGAAAAAATGTGTAATGAATCAGGGCCGGGAATGAAGACTATTTTGCTGGACAAAGAGACG ACAAGTATAATATCAATGGCTTTCAGCCAATCGGACATGCTGCAACGGGAGGTCTATTTATTCGAACGTCTTGATTCAGGTCGTTCTAATGAGCGCATGAAAAATCTTAAATGCATTGTATTTATTAGGCCTACTAAACAAAACATACAGCTGTTAGCCGATGAACTCCGCAGTCCCAAATATggtgcatattttattt ATTTCAGTAACATCATTCCACGCACCGACATTAAATATTTAGCCGAGTGCGATGAAAGTGAATCAGTACGCGAAGTGAAAGAAGTATACGCAGACTATCTGTGTGTAAACCCAAATTTGTTTTCACTCAACATTAATAGTAGTATGCATCGTCTAAATTGGCTGCCCGACGCGCTTGGTCGCACAGTACAAGGCGTGTTAGCCGTATTATTATCTCTTAAACTCAATCCGGTTATACGATATCGCGCTGGTTCAGCTGTATCGCAAACATTGGCAAAGCAAATATATGAGCAAATTTGCAAGGAGTCGAgtctttttgatttttcacgCACCCATGAGAATGGTGCAGCACCACCATTACTGCTTATATTGGATCGCCGTGACGATCCTGTTACGCCATTGTTGCATCAATGGACCTATCAAGCAATGGTCCATGaactattaaatatacataacaaCCGCGTTGATCTCTCCAACATACCGGGTATACCGAAAGATTATAGAGAGCTCGTTTTATCCGGTGATCAGGATGAGTTTTACGGCAATAATATGTACGCAAATTTCGGTGAAATAGGTTCTACAATCAAAAACTTAATGGAGGAGTTTCAGCGTAAAGCTAAGGATCATAAAAAAGTGGAGAGTATAGCTGACAtgaagaatttcattgaaacaTATCCACAGTTCAAGAAAATGTCTGGTACGGTACAAAAACATCTCTGCATAATGGGTGAATTGTCAGCACTTACTACTAAACGGAACCTTTTCGAAGTATCCGAATTGGAGCAGGAAGTTGCCTGTAAAGCGGAACATTCGGCACAGTTACAGCGTATACGCAAAATTATAGCCGATGAACGCATATCAGTCGATGATGCTATCAAATTAGTGGCGCTTTATGCATTGCGTTATGAACGACACGCCAATTGTGATACATCTAgcttattgcaaattattaaaacacgTGGTGGGAAAACAGCAATCGTGCCTAGTTTAATTGAATATGCTGGTACGCATATGAGGCAGGGAGAAATATTCAACTTGGTGCGCATATCTGATGCCGTCAAACTAACCCGAAATTTAATTAAG GGCCTAAAGGGCGTGGAAAACGTTTTCACACAACATACACCACTGCTCAAAGAAACTTTGGAGGAAGTTTTCAAGGGTCGTGAACTAGATCCTATGTACCCCGCCATTAATTCTGAACTTGTGCCATTTCGTCGTCCACCGCAAGAGGTGGTGGTGTTCATCATTGGCGGCGCAACTTATGAAGAAGCCCTTGCAGTACATCAGCTTAATAATGCCGGTTACAAAGTGATATTGGGTGGCACCACAATACACAATTCAGAAAGTTTCATAAATGAGGTTTTGAACGCCACCGATGGTATGCAATTTAAACACACGAAAACAATGTTAAAATACATTTCCAGTGATAACTATTAA